The Capra hircus breed San Clemente chromosome 25, ASM170441v1, whole genome shotgun sequence nucleotide sequence CTCCTTTATGTATCCTCCGGTGTCTACAAAGGGCAGAATTCTGGTAGAAGGTCTTACCACATTCATTACATTCGTAGGGCTTCACTCCTGAGTGAGTTCTGTGATGTATGGTGAGGTACGACAACTGGGAGAATAACTTTCCACACTCATTGCACTCATAGGGCTTCTCTCCTGTGTGGACTCTCTGGTGTCTCATGAGGGCTGAGTTAAGGTAGAAGGTTTTCCCACACTCGTTACATTCATAGGGCTTCTCTCCTGAATGAGTTCTGTAATGCACAGTGAGATATGACAGCCGAGAGAAGAACTTTCCACATTCGTTGCACTCATAGGGCTTCTCTCCCGTGTGTGTCCTCTGGTGTGTGGTGAGGGTAGACTTGCGGCAGAAGCACTTCCCACACTCGTTGCACTTGTAGAGTTTCACGCCTGTGTGAATTTTCTGGTGGTCATTAAGGGCTGACTTCTGGGAGAAGGTTTTTCCACAGTCATGACAAACGTAGGGTCTCTCTCCCGAATGTGTTCTCTGGTGCTGTGTGAGGTGTGTCTTCTGGCAAAAGGCTTTTCCACAGTAGCTACATTCATAGGGCTTCTCTCCTGAGTGAGTTCTCTGGTGTTGAATGAGGTGTAACTTCTGGTAGAAGGTTTTCCCGCATTCAGTACATTcatagggcttctcccctgtgtgtgttCGCTGATGGACAGTGAGGGTGCCCTTCTGGCAGAAGGATTTCCCACACTGAttacattcataaggtttctctcctgtgtgagtCCTCTGGTGGATAATAAACTTGGACTTTTTACAGAAGGATTTCCCACATGCATTGCACTCATAGGGTTTCATTTCCAAATGAGTTGTTGGGTGCACACTGAGGTTTGACATTTGGAGAAAGGCTATTTCAGATTCATTCCACTTGTAGGGCTTCTCCTCTATATGGTTAACAAACACTGTATCCTTCTGAAAGGCTTTCTGGCATTCGATATATTCAAAGGGTTTCTCCAAAATGTGAATGTTCTGATAAATACTTTCTCCATTTAGAGCATAAGCCTCCCTGTTTTGGTTAAATTCATAAGGTTTATCTCCGAGATGAGTTTTTTCAAGCTTCACATGGAGAAGTGATCTCCCACAAGCACTACATTCATCAGGTTTCATTCTTGCATAGCTGCCATCACTACTAATATATTCTGAAATAGACTTTAAACTCTTTTCACATGAATCACACTGATAGGATCTTTTTCTTGAAGGAACAGGGCTTGTTTCCACATTACAAGTCTTACCAAGACCATTACCTCTCCCTTCAGGCAGGGTTTTGATGTTAATGGATTCAGTTTGCCTTGAATGTTTGTCTTCATTTTCCTGGCTTCCCTCCATCAGATCATGAACTTTCCAGACTTCTAAAAAGAGGCAAGATTAACCAATTTTTATGCAACTTCCTAGGTAAGAAATTTTTCCCCCCTTATTTTGGTTTGGAATAAacttgcacatgcacacacacaagctccATGATCTCCagcggtgaagaaagctgataaaAACAAGtgataaagactccacctgcagtgcaggaaatacaggtctgatccctgggtcagaaagatgccctggaagaggaaatggcaacccactccagtacacttacctgggaaatgccatggacaaaggagcctggtaggctacagtccatgtctgcaaagagtcagacatgactgagtacatgcacacattaatatttcaaaattttgttcAAAACTGGGTACAGAAGGTAAAAACGTGGAGCAATGATCTGAAGATAGAGGATGTTGGATAAATGCCTGATTCTTAGATATGAAAGGGCTCACAGCAAACAGGTCACCTGACAGGGGAGCAATGAGTTTAGCTGCTGCACAAGGACCAGGAGGACTGTGCAAGAGGTCTCCATTTCACACCAAGTCGCTTCATATCGTGGGGAGACACAGAGCAGAGTCCAAGGTGCTACCACTTACACTGAGATGGTTTGGTACCAATATGCTCCAGCTTATATTCAACTGCAAGTCTCTGCTCCTGTTGTTTTACTAAATTTGCCTGACTTCCAGCCTTTGATCTACTAAAAATCTATTTTTCCTGAGGCAAAAACCTGAGAAAAGATAGGTTTCCTCAGAATCTATCAAAACTTGAGGAGGGTGGgtggagaaacccaagtaaaaaaCACAGTCAACAGACTTCTTGATCAGACctagatttttttcctaaagcaTCACCTTGAGATGAAGTTAAAGTCGAGGGAAGGAAGAGACTGGTATTAGAGCTGAAAGGGAAAACTTGAGTTCAGACTTATAGAATGTGTAATCTGGACAAATAACCCACACCTCAGTGAAACGGAAGAGACTTTAGAAGTGTGGATCAAATGAAGTTTAGCCAGAGTTTCAGGaaacaatacaaaattaaaatttctgggCAACATAGGGACAATATTGCATGATTCTGAAAGGAAGAGGAATTTAAACTGCCTTAAGGAATCAACAGAGAAT carries:
- the ZNF12 gene encoding zinc finger protein 12 codes for the protein MNQSLGSVSFRDVAVDFTQEEWQHLDPEQKTTYRDVMLENYSHLISVGCHIIKPEVITKLEQGEEPWVVEGEFLLQSHSEVWKVHDLMEGSQENEDKHSRQTESINIKTLPEGRGNGLGKTCNVETSPVPSRKRSYQCDSCEKSLKSISEYISSDGSYARMKPDECSACGRSLLHVKLEKTHLGDKPYEFNQNREAYALNGESIYQNIHILEKPFEYIECQKAFQKDTVFVNHIEEKPYKWNESEIAFLQMSNLSVHPTTHLEMKPYECNACGKSFCKKSKFIIHQRTHTGEKPYECNQCGKSFCQKGTLTVHQRTHTGEKPYECTECGKTFYQKLHLIQHQRTHSGEKPYECSYCGKAFCQKTHLTQHQRTHSGERPYVCHDCGKTFSQKSALNDHQKIHTGVKLYKCNECGKCFCRKSTLTTHQRTHTGEKPYECNECGKFFSRLSYLTVHYRTHSGEKPYECNECGKTFYLNSALMRHQRVHTGEKPYECNECGKLFSQLSYLTIHHRTHSGVKPYECNECGKTFYQNSALCRHRRIHKGEKPYECYICGKFFSQMSYLTIHHRIHSGEKPYECNECGKTFCQNSALNRHQRTHTGEKAYECYECGKFFSQMSYLTIHHRIHSGEKPFECNECGKAFSRMSYLTVHYRTHSGEKPYECTECGKKFYHKSAFNSHQRIHRRGNMNVLDVGRLL